From a region of the Myxococcus stipitatus genome:
- the uvrA gene encoding excinuclease ABC subunit UvrA yields MSEPDVISLRGAKEHNLKNVSLDIPKKKLVVFTGVSGSGKSSLAFDTLYAEGQRRYVESLSAYARQFLGQMEKPKYDTIRGLSPTISIEQKAASNNPRSTVGTVTEVHDYLRVLYASIGVQHCPSCGRKVGKQSAQQIVDEILKMPGGSKVQVLAPLVTNRKGEHKDLLAEAQKRGFSRARIDGKLKSLEERVELDKKSKHDIELVIDRLVLKADVRTRLTDSVETALREGKGTLIITDETGAQSADRVMSELNACPACGLSFGDLTPASFSFNNPLGMCTDCNGLGTRPEMDPDLLVPDPSRSIRDGAIEPWASGMNRGEGWTADFVESLSKAFKIDLDVPYGKLTKRERDTLMYGAKGKSFTVEWGDNGKYKMEWEGLVERTMRNFKTTTSEARRAELQKYFSDKPCPSCKGERLRPESRAVKVHGNTIVELNRMTISDALAFLGAMGLTEHERKIATELLKEIRSRLSFLVDVGLGYLMLDRTASTLSGGESQRIRLASQMGSELTGVIYILDEPSIGLHQRDNGKLLTTLKRLRDLGNSVIVVEHDEETMEEADWLVDFGPGAGELGGQVVSQGTPGQVMADENSVTGGYLSGRLEIEVPESRRAPNPKHQIVIQGAKENNLRDVDVVVPLGIFTAVTGVSGAGKSTLVNEILYPALARHLYDSREAPGKHKAVLGVEHLDKVIDIDQRPIGRTPRSNPATYTKVFDAIREVFALTPEARAFGYGPGRFSFNIKGGRCEACEGDGVKLVEMHFLADVYVPCEVCGGKRFNEATLRVRYKGKNIAETLDMSVREAMEHFGAHKDIMRVLQTLGDVGLGYIRLGQPSPTLSGGEAQRIKLARELARVATGRTLYILDEPTTGLHFEDIRKLLSVLNRLVAAGNSVLVIEHNLDVIKSADWLIDMGPEGGAGGGQVLAVGTPEQVAKAKGSHTGRYLAHVLGKARRARVGLRVDGPASAATGAAL; encoded by the coding sequence ATGTCCGAGCCCGACGTCATTTCCCTCCGAGGCGCCAAGGAGCACAACCTCAAGAACGTCTCCCTGGACATCCCGAAGAAGAAGCTCGTGGTCTTCACGGGCGTCTCCGGGTCCGGGAAGAGCTCGCTCGCCTTCGACACGCTCTACGCCGAGGGCCAGCGCCGCTACGTGGAGAGCCTCTCCGCCTATGCCCGGCAGTTCCTCGGGCAGATGGAGAAGCCCAAGTACGACACCATCCGGGGCCTGTCGCCCACCATCTCCATCGAGCAGAAGGCGGCGAGCAACAACCCGCGCTCGACGGTGGGCACCGTCACGGAGGTGCACGACTACCTGCGCGTGCTCTACGCCTCCATCGGCGTGCAGCACTGCCCCAGCTGCGGACGCAAGGTGGGCAAGCAGAGCGCGCAGCAGATCGTCGACGAAATCCTGAAGATGCCCGGCGGCTCCAAGGTGCAGGTGCTGGCGCCGCTGGTCACCAATCGCAAGGGCGAGCACAAGGACCTGCTGGCGGAGGCGCAGAAGCGCGGCTTCTCCCGCGCGCGCATCGACGGGAAGCTCAAGAGCCTGGAGGAGCGCGTCGAACTGGACAAGAAGTCCAAGCACGACATCGAGCTGGTCATCGACCGGCTGGTGCTCAAGGCGGACGTGCGCACGCGCCTGACGGACTCCGTGGAGACGGCGCTGCGCGAGGGCAAGGGCACGCTCATCATCACCGACGAGACGGGCGCGCAGTCCGCCGACCGGGTGATGAGCGAACTGAACGCGTGCCCCGCGTGCGGCCTGTCCTTCGGCGACCTGACGCCCGCGTCGTTCTCCTTCAACAACCCGCTGGGCATGTGCACGGACTGCAACGGCCTGGGCACCCGGCCGGAGATGGACCCGGACCTGCTCGTCCCGGACCCGTCGCGCAGCATCCGCGACGGCGCCATCGAGCCGTGGGCCAGCGGGATGAACCGCGGCGAGGGCTGGACGGCCGACTTCGTGGAGAGCCTGTCGAAGGCGTTCAAGATCGACCTCGACGTGCCCTACGGGAAGCTGACCAAGCGCGAGCGCGACACGCTGATGTACGGCGCCAAGGGCAAGAGCTTCACCGTCGAGTGGGGCGACAACGGCAAGTACAAGATGGAGTGGGAGGGCCTGGTCGAGCGCACGATGCGCAACTTCAAGACGACCACCTCCGAGGCGCGCCGGGCCGAGCTGCAGAAGTACTTCAGCGACAAGCCCTGCCCCTCGTGCAAGGGCGAGCGCCTGAGGCCGGAGAGCCGGGCGGTGAAGGTCCACGGGAACACCATCGTCGAGCTGAACCGGATGACCATCTCCGACGCGCTGGCGTTCCTGGGCGCCATGGGACTGACGGAACACGAGCGGAAGATCGCCACGGAGCTCCTGAAGGAGATCCGCAGCCGGCTGTCGTTCCTGGTGGACGTGGGCCTGGGCTACCTGATGCTGGACCGCACCGCGTCCACGCTCTCCGGCGGAGAGAGCCAGCGCATCCGGCTGGCGTCGCAGATGGGCAGCGAGCTGACGGGCGTCATCTACATCCTCGACGAGCCCTCCATCGGCCTGCACCAGCGCGACAACGGCAAGCTGCTGACGACGCTCAAGCGCCTGAGGGATTTGGGCAACTCCGTCATCGTCGTGGAGCACGACGAGGAGACGATGGAGGAGGCGGACTGGCTGGTGGACTTCGGGCCGGGCGCCGGGGAGCTAGGGGGCCAGGTGGTGTCCCAGGGCACGCCCGGGCAGGTGATGGCGGACGAGAACAGCGTCACGGGCGGGTACCTGTCCGGGCGGCTGGAGATAGAGGTCCCCGAGTCGCGCCGCGCCCCCAACCCCAAGCATCAAATCGTCATCCAGGGGGCGAAGGAGAACAACCTGCGCGACGTGGACGTGGTGGTGCCGCTGGGCATCTTCACCGCCGTCACCGGCGTGTCCGGCGCGGGCAAGTCCACGCTCGTCAACGAAATCCTCTACCCCGCGCTGGCGCGGCACCTGTACGACAGCCGCGAGGCGCCGGGGAAGCACAAGGCCGTGCTGGGAGTGGAGCACCTGGACAAGGTCATCGACATCGACCAGCGCCCCATCGGCCGCACGCCGCGCAGCAACCCGGCCACGTACACCAAGGTGTTCGACGCCATCCGCGAGGTGTTCGCGCTGACGCCGGAGGCGCGCGCGTTCGGCTACGGGCCAGGCCGCTTCAGCTTCAACATCAAGGGCGGCCGGTGCGAGGCGTGCGAGGGTGACGGCGTCAAGCTGGTGGAGATGCACTTCCTGGCGGACGTGTACGTGCCCTGCGAGGTGTGCGGCGGCAAGCGCTTCAACGAGGCGACGCTGCGCGTGCGCTACAAGGGCAAGAACATCGCGGAGACGCTCGACATGAGCGTGCGCGAGGCGATGGAGCACTTCGGCGCGCACAAGGACATCATGCGCGTGCTCCAGACGCTGGGCGACGTGGGCCTGGGCTACATCCGCCTGGGACAGCCGTCGCCCACGCTGTCCGGCGGCGAGGCCCAGCGCATCAAGCTGGCGCGCGAGCTGGCGCGCGTGGCCACCGGCCGCACGCTCTACATCCTCGACGAGCCCACCACGGGCCTGCACTTCGAGGACATCCGCAAGCTGTTGTCCGTGCTCAACCGCCTGGTCGCCGCCGGCAACAGCGTGCTCGTCATCGAGCACAACCTGGACGTCATCAAGAGCGCCGACTGGCTCATCGACATGGGCCCCGAGGGCGGCGCGGGCGGCGGACAGGTGCTCGCCGTGGGCACGCCCGAACAGGTCGCCAAGGCGAAGGGCAGCCACACCGGGCGCTACCTGGCCCACGTGCTGGGCAAGGCGCGGCGCGCTCGCGTCGGCCTGCGCGTGGACGGACCGGCCTCCGCGGCCACCGGCGCAGCGCTCTGA
- a CDS encoding DMT family transporter translates to MTHRWVLPERYRGTPLLVFSSLAFAVMALCARLLSGRLSPGQVAVGRFAVGLVFLACYFPLLGRRPRFGRVPLWAMRGVFGGSAVYLYFIAIDRMTVGPAVLLNACWPIYAAIIGWLFLRERVTGTLFAGLVFTTFGAGLVMWSTMGDGASLSMGLGAWAGMASAVLGGAAVVVIRALRHETDAATVFLSFCLFGLLFSLPFALQDWRPLGWDVLLPLLGVGVSSVVGQMTFTYAFGYVTAVAGGVATQLTPVFSWVMGALLLGEVVSPLAVTGALVCISGVLWGTGVVARLRVPVAPPAA, encoded by the coding sequence ATGACACACCGGTGGGTGCTCCCCGAGCGGTATCGCGGTACGCCGTTGTTGGTCTTCTCCAGCCTCGCCTTCGCGGTGATGGCGCTGTGCGCGCGCCTGCTGTCCGGCCGCCTGTCCCCGGGGCAGGTGGCGGTGGGGCGCTTCGCGGTGGGGCTCGTGTTCCTCGCCTGCTACTTCCCGCTGCTCGGCCGCCGGCCGCGCTTCGGCCGGGTGCCGCTGTGGGCGATGCGCGGCGTCTTCGGGGGCTCGGCCGTCTATCTGTACTTCATCGCCATCGACCGGATGACGGTGGGGCCGGCCGTGCTGCTCAACGCCTGCTGGCCCATCTACGCGGCCATCATCGGCTGGCTCTTCCTGCGCGAGCGGGTGACCGGGACGTTGTTCGCCGGCCTGGTGTTCACCACGTTCGGGGCGGGCCTGGTGATGTGGAGCACGATGGGGGACGGCGCGTCCCTGTCGATGGGCCTGGGCGCGTGGGCGGGCATGGCCTCGGCGGTGCTCGGCGGCGCGGCGGTGGTGGTCATCCGCGCGCTTCGCCACGAGACGGACGCGGCCACGGTGTTCCTCTCCTTCTGTCTCTTCGGCCTGTTGTTCAGCCTCCCGTTCGCGCTCCAGGACTGGAGGCCGCTCGGCTGGGATGTCTTGCTTCCCCTCCTGGGTGTGGGCGTGTCCTCGGTGGTAGGACAGATGACCTTCACGTATGCGTTCGGTTACGTCACCGCGGTGGCCGGCGGCGTGGCCACCCAGCTGACGCCGGTCTTCTCGTGGGTGATGGGCGCGCTGTTGTTGGGCGAGGTCGTGTCCCCGCTGGCGGTGACGGGGGCCCTGGTGTGCATCTCGGGTGTCCTCTGGGGGACGGGCGTGGTGGCGCGGCTGCGTGTGCCCGTGGCGCCCCCCGCCGCATGA
- a CDS encoding choice-of-anchor D domain-containing protein produces MRSALWVAWVAVALVVGVGCERPASQKAKSAFVVRPETLDFGPAALGRTKVLKLKVSNGGRASYRVEGALSTIPNVTVPPFEPFSLSAGAEREIEVRFTPDVEGAVQGALELLTDSESKGSVPVSGLGVTAFLEVPEEELDFGNVAMGLVEMREVTVRNTSAVETPLGLSVQGADADQFTAKHGDSDVLAPGEQRTVAVAFAPRRLGLAAAELRVVVCDGCEPAVVPLKGMGIASKLEVTPLRLDFGRVALGASSEQSITVRNQGTTPLRWSGVELQDNPGGVYRVVSAPVLGGGTLAPGAVVEVRVAFTPVVLGRAGEGRMELGVREQGSSAPGPKVSLMGEGGTSCVAVLPRKLDFGVVAEGMTATRDVEVVNRCRDSVLVNNLQLTTATGGYFTLAQAPASITVPSGQSSFVGVTFSPRAGVTGPSEGQLAVTVRAGGATSTESVALKGEGRAFRLCEYQLPSELRFGKVPVGAEVSLGVTLRNTGAEACYLASMRVAAGSDSAFSAKARENGVLLPGQKATLVVRFKPEEEGAFSGLAEAWVNHPSLGHPLVALVGEGVKGCFAVQPTTVDFGVTKLGCGPRARELVAVNECIGPQKVSGLVLEQAGGEFDVGPAGAFPREIPPQGRVRLTASYTPVDDGDDTAAVRFRLDDGSEYTAGLVGRGASKAEQTDRFLQESQAKVDVLFVVDNSGSMMEEQQSLGQNFSAFLSAANAAAVDYRIGVTTTGLDPSPGGWSECPGGAQGGENGRLFPVDGSRPRVITPNTPDAATVFASNTRVGVCHWNEQGLDAAHRALSDPLIYGEDDPRTAQSNDGNGGFLRPEAKLAIIFLSDEEDFSSQPVSFYETYFLALKGNDKSKLSVNAIVGPMDLSTCPTSSSSGSRYMQLASATGGVVESICTPNWASSLEKLSNSAFGPNRNFPLSEVPADATRITVQVDGAPVTAGWRYDARTNTVVFDREAAPAPGSLVEITYPLGCN; encoded by the coding sequence ATGCGAAGTGCTCTGTGGGTGGCGTGGGTGGCGGTGGCGCTGGTGGTGGGGGTGGGCTGCGAGCGGCCCGCGTCCCAGAAGGCGAAGAGCGCCTTCGTCGTGCGCCCGGAGACCCTCGATTTCGGCCCCGCGGCGCTCGGGCGCACCAAGGTCCTCAAGCTGAAGGTCTCCAATGGAGGCCGCGCCTCGTACCGCGTCGAGGGGGCCCTCTCCACCATTCCCAACGTGACGGTGCCGCCCTTCGAGCCCTTCTCGCTGAGCGCCGGCGCGGAGCGTGAAATCGAGGTGCGCTTCACGCCGGACGTGGAGGGCGCGGTGCAGGGCGCGCTCGAGCTGCTCACCGACTCGGAGTCGAAGGGCTCGGTGCCGGTGTCGGGCCTGGGGGTGACGGCCTTCCTGGAGGTCCCGGAGGAGGAGCTGGACTTCGGCAACGTGGCCATGGGCCTGGTGGAGATGCGGGAGGTGACGGTGCGCAACACGTCGGCGGTGGAGACGCCGCTGGGGTTGTCGGTGCAGGGGGCGGACGCGGACCAGTTCACCGCGAAGCACGGCGACAGCGACGTGCTGGCGCCGGGCGAGCAGCGCACGGTGGCGGTGGCGTTCGCGCCGCGCCGGCTGGGCCTGGCGGCGGCGGAGCTGCGCGTGGTGGTGTGCGACGGCTGCGAGCCCGCGGTGGTGCCGCTCAAGGGCATGGGCATCGCGTCGAAGCTGGAGGTGACGCCGCTGCGGCTGGACTTCGGCCGCGTGGCGCTGGGCGCCAGTTCGGAGCAGTCCATCACCGTGCGCAACCAGGGCACCACGCCGCTGAGGTGGAGCGGCGTGGAGCTGCAGGACAACCCGGGGGGCGTCTACCGCGTCGTGAGCGCGCCCGTGCTCGGCGGCGGGACGCTGGCGCCGGGCGCGGTGGTGGAGGTTCGCGTGGCCTTCACGCCGGTGGTGCTGGGCCGCGCGGGCGAGGGGCGGATGGAGCTGGGCGTGCGGGAGCAGGGCTCCAGCGCGCCGGGGCCCAAGGTGTCACTCATGGGCGAGGGGGGCACCTCGTGCGTGGCGGTGCTGCCCCGCAAGCTGGACTTCGGCGTGGTGGCGGAGGGCATGACGGCCACGCGGGACGTGGAGGTGGTCAACCGCTGCCGCGACAGCGTGCTGGTCAACAACCTCCAGCTCACCACGGCGACGGGTGGCTACTTCACCCTGGCCCAGGCGCCGGCGAGCATCACCGTGCCCTCCGGCCAGTCGTCCTTCGTGGGCGTCACCTTCAGCCCGCGCGCGGGCGTGACGGGCCCGAGCGAGGGCCAGCTCGCGGTGACGGTGCGCGCCGGGGGCGCCACCTCCACGGAGTCCGTGGCGTTGAAGGGCGAGGGCCGGGCGTTCCGCCTCTGCGAGTACCAGCTCCCGTCGGAGCTGCGCTTCGGCAAGGTGCCGGTGGGGGCGGAGGTGTCGCTGGGCGTCACCCTGCGCAACACCGGGGCGGAGGCGTGCTACCTGGCCTCGATGCGGGTGGCGGCGGGGTCGGACTCCGCCTTCTCGGCGAAGGCGCGGGAGAACGGCGTGCTGCTGCCGGGGCAGAAGGCGACGCTGGTGGTGCGCTTCAAGCCGGAGGAGGAGGGCGCCTTCTCGGGGCTCGCGGAGGCGTGGGTGAACCACCCCTCGCTGGGCCACCCGCTGGTGGCGCTCGTGGGCGAGGGCGTCAAGGGCTGCTTCGCGGTGCAGCCCACGACGGTGGACTTCGGCGTGACCAAGCTGGGGTGCGGGCCTCGCGCGCGGGAGCTGGTGGCGGTCAACGAGTGCATCGGGCCCCAGAAGGTGTCGGGGCTGGTGCTCGAGCAGGCCGGGGGGGAGTTCGACGTGGGGCCCGCGGGCGCGTTCCCCCGGGAGATTCCCCCGCAGGGGCGGGTGCGGCTGACGGCGTCGTACACGCCGGTGGACGACGGGGACGACACCGCCGCGGTCCGCTTCCGCCTGGACGACGGCTCCGAGTACACGGCGGGCCTGGTGGGGCGGGGCGCGTCCAAGGCGGAGCAGACCGACCGCTTCCTCCAGGAGTCGCAGGCGAAGGTGGACGTGCTCTTCGTGGTCGACAACTCCGGGTCGATGATGGAGGAGCAGCAGAGCCTGGGGCAGAACTTCTCCGCGTTCCTGAGCGCGGCCAACGCGGCGGCGGTGGACTACCGCATCGGCGTCACCACGACGGGCCTGGACCCCTCGCCGGGCGGGTGGTCCGAGTGTCCGGGCGGGGCCCAGGGCGGTGAGAACGGGCGGCTGTTCCCGGTGGACGGCTCGCGGCCGCGCGTCATCACCCCCAACACCCCGGACGCGGCCACCGTCTTCGCGAGCAACACGCGGGTGGGCGTGTGTCACTGGAACGAGCAGGGCCTGGACGCGGCCCACCGCGCGCTGTCGGACCCGCTCATCTACGGCGAGGACGACCCCCGCACGGCGCAGTCGAACGACGGCAACGGCGGCTTCCTGCGTCCGGAGGCGAAGCTCGCCATCATCTTCCTGTCGGACGAGGAGGACTTCAGCTCGCAGCCGGTGTCCTTCTACGAGACGTACTTCCTGGCGTTGAAGGGCAACGACAAGTCCAAGCTCAGCGTCAACGCCATCGTCGGCCCCATGGACCTGTCCACCTGCCCCACGTCCAGCAGCTCCGGCAGCCGCTACATGCAGCTGGCGAGCGCCACGGGCGGCGTGGTGGAGAGCATCTGCACCCCCAACTGGGCCTCGTCGCTGGAGAAGCTCTCCAACAGCGCCTTCGGCCCCAACCGCAACTTCCCGCTGTCCGAGGTCCCCGCGGACGCCACCCGCATCACCGTCCAGGTGGACGGGGCGCCCGTGACGGCCGGCTGGCGCTACGACGCGCGCACCAACACCGTCGTCTTCGACCGCGAGGCGGCCCCGGCGCCGGGCTCGCTGGTCGAAATCACGTATCCGCTCGGGTGCAACTGA
- a CDS encoding metallophosphoesterase family protein — protein sequence MPEPLLVAALGDIHGRFHRVEAWLDALEQARRRRVSLVLAVGDVEAFRRADDHRRKAAKRAMPAEFAEYADGVRRVKRPLYFIGGNNEDFDALHDLQDGGELAPGVTYLGRSGLRELGGLRIAFLSGIHAPRFIDQPLKRPATQDTLKQAGYFRAAEVERVMSARDVDVMLVHEWPRGIVQRARELNPAPPRPLPSYWIGNPVTRRLVDTVQPKWLLCGHSHKAFAVVLDEPGRVPTRIACLDQATRPEESVFWMEFEGREALRVGWGTSGEVAWVPGQRWDMGALPALALGRDENGDGANARLSPNV from the coding sequence ATGCCGGAACCCCTGCTGGTCGCAGCCCTGGGTGACATCCACGGTCGCTTCCATCGCGTGGAGGCGTGGCTGGATGCGCTGGAGCAGGCGCGCCGGCGCCGGGTCTCCCTGGTGCTGGCGGTGGGGGACGTGGAGGCCTTCCGCCGGGCGGACGACCACCGGCGCAAGGCCGCCAAGCGGGCGATGCCGGCGGAGTTCGCCGAGTACGCGGACGGCGTGCGCCGGGTGAAGCGCCCGCTGTATTTCATCGGCGGCAACAACGAGGACTTCGACGCGCTGCACGACCTCCAGGACGGAGGCGAGCTGGCGCCGGGCGTGACGTACCTGGGGCGCTCCGGCCTGCGGGAGCTGGGCGGCCTGCGCATCGCCTTCCTGTCGGGCATCCACGCGCCGCGCTTCATCGACCAGCCGCTGAAGCGACCGGCCACGCAGGACACGTTGAAGCAGGCGGGCTACTTCCGCGCCGCGGAGGTGGAGCGGGTGATGTCGGCGCGGGACGTGGACGTGATGCTCGTCCACGAATGGCCGCGCGGCATCGTCCAGCGGGCCCGCGAGCTGAACCCCGCGCCGCCCCGGCCCCTGCCGTCGTACTGGATTGGCAACCCGGTGACGCGGCGGCTGGTGGACACGGTGCAGCCGAAGTGGCTGCTGTGCGGCCACTCGCACAAGGCCTTCGCGGTGGTGCTGGACGAGCCCGGACGGGTCCCCACGCGCATCGCCTGCCTGGACCAGGCCACGCGCCCCGAGGAGTCCGTCTTCTGGATGGAGTTCGAGGGGCGCGAGGCCCTCCGCGTGGGCTGGGGCACGTCGGGCGAGGTGGCGTGGGTGCCGGGGCAGCGGTGGGACATGGGCGCGCTGCCCGCCCTCGCGCTCGGCCGCGACGAGAACGGGGACGGCGCGAACGCGAGGCTGTCGCCCAACGTCTAG
- a CDS encoding phosphatase PAP2 family protein, whose protein sequence is MLPFVRPSLFLVTMVAWLWLPLPRALAQQPADAPRVHELRFDWTRDSIISGSAAVLWISSEALFKGDLAPAHCRWCDRAPDGTDRLNRLDRWGRGLAGSTESSRERAGTWSNIIGFGVLPAGVIGMQLAVGRASDSPHRYFAQDTAIILESALLATLANQTVKFIAGRERPFVHVLPEDQKGLTEQPSDNNLSFYSGHTSLAFSLVVSAGTVAALRGYDHQAWIWAVGLPVATSVGLLRMGADKHYLTDVATGAVLGAAFGVAVPLLLHGRTDGGAPASASRPSSSGVRATPMVSARMAGFSGTF, encoded by the coding sequence ATGCTGCCGTTCGTGCGCCCTTCTCTCTTTCTCGTAACGATGGTGGCGTGGCTGTGGCTCCCCCTGCCCCGCGCCCTGGCCCAGCAGCCCGCGGACGCGCCGCGCGTACACGAACTGCGCTTCGACTGGACGCGCGACAGCATCATCTCCGGCTCCGCGGCCGTCCTCTGGATTTCCAGCGAAGCCCTGTTCAAGGGCGACCTGGCTCCGGCGCACTGCCGCTGGTGCGACCGGGCGCCGGACGGGACGGACCGGCTCAACAGACTGGACCGCTGGGGCCGGGGGCTCGCGGGTTCGACGGAGTCCTCGCGCGAGCGCGCCGGCACGTGGAGCAACATCATCGGCTTCGGCGTGCTGCCCGCCGGGGTCATCGGCATGCAGCTGGCGGTGGGCCGCGCGTCCGACAGCCCGCACCGCTACTTCGCCCAGGACACCGCCATCATCCTGGAGAGCGCGCTGCTGGCGACGCTCGCGAACCAGACGGTGAAGTTCATCGCGGGCCGCGAGCGCCCCTTCGTCCACGTCCTCCCGGAGGACCAGAAGGGCCTCACGGAGCAGCCCAGCGACAACAACCTCTCGTTCTACAGCGGACACACCAGCCTCGCCTTCTCGCTGGTGGTGTCGGCGGGGACGGTGGCCGCGCTGCGAGGCTATGACCACCAGGCGTGGATCTGGGCCGTGGGCCTGCCGGTGGCCACCAGCGTGGGGCTGCTGCGCATGGGCGCGGACAAGCACTACCTCACGGACGTGGCCACCGGCGCGGTGCTGGGCGCGGCGTTCGGCGTGGCGGTGCCGCTGCTCCTCCACGGCCGGACGGACGGCGGCGCTCCCGCCTCGGCCTCGCGGCCGTCCTCATCCGGCGTGCGGGCCACGCCCATGGTGAGCGCGCGCATGGCGGGCTTCTCCGGCACGTTCTAG
- a CDS encoding thioredoxin domain-containing protein, whose product MSEHPVDLTAESFEQTTGGPGLVLVDFWAEWCGPCRAFAPTYAATAAKHPDVVFGKVDTEAHEALSGRFDIQSIPTLMAFKDGVVVHRSSGAMPAARLDALVASLKALDVASAKRAEENKKLTEQGIAPPGVHPDAVWDDGDSEWVHGPKDAKGRNHGPYQFWRADGTLCNECVFKNGKPHGPFKRFHENGEVSQDGEFVNGELHGPRTWYATDSVTTERMHENGVSEKVRKTVMVYDHGRVVGVKHYDAKGQRLVPSTGEPYPERPTSVPEQAELREDLGQWSLVQLNKDGERHGVARFWTQEGELLWEGEFVEGSRKGFYRSLARDEYQDPRVVYDEGEYDGDLACGAWKLLDADRKVVLTRDLGVAQDEETMTASGVFSNRPLAEEAWRELAERCLAERNHMVAVLATARAVAQDADVTPLKELLARLTLPRTPENAQGTAGDVLENAGQYWAPMAETILRGGDAAMLLRGYAVLMDQHDRPRAALDFIHAAMLLAPERTAYLFTRGLILLNMGLDEHALVDADGLAKAEPDTADFLRTYTRSLFPRFDFWPAKVTPHSTYDGLPEKPAQSLEAIQRVVRKYATRLQSVRTELQRRFKPGANIPWMPPDLSALLPEGPEDLVEDEVELGDETIGYDETLSPRRLGLPDLARTARADWAALTWLLWAVGETKVAMPKKLAPPSNFGHAAGMSSQRLWRARDRRVMNGRGAKASGAAGFEFEGVDIDALSPNLVGIVEQQYAEMQAMFYWLVDTDNVSPWQSNLRGS is encoded by the coding sequence TTGAGTGAGCACCCCGTCGACCTGACGGCCGAGTCCTTCGAGCAGACGACTGGCGGGCCCGGACTGGTCCTGGTGGATTTCTGGGCGGAGTGGTGCGGGCCCTGCCGCGCCTTCGCTCCCACCTACGCGGCCACCGCCGCGAAGCACCCCGACGTCGTCTTCGGCAAGGTCGATACCGAAGCGCACGAGGCGCTGTCGGGCCGCTTCGACATCCAGTCGATTCCGACCCTCATGGCCTTCAAGGACGGCGTGGTCGTGCACCGCTCCAGCGGCGCCATGCCGGCCGCGCGGCTCGACGCGCTGGTGGCGTCGCTGAAGGCGTTGGATGTCGCGTCGGCGAAGCGCGCGGAGGAGAACAAGAAGCTCACGGAGCAGGGCATCGCCCCGCCGGGTGTCCACCCGGACGCGGTCTGGGATGACGGGGACAGCGAGTGGGTGCATGGCCCCAAGGACGCCAAGGGGCGCAACCACGGGCCCTACCAGTTCTGGCGCGCGGACGGCACGCTCTGCAACGAGTGCGTCTTCAAGAACGGCAAGCCGCACGGCCCCTTCAAGCGCTTCCACGAGAACGGCGAGGTCTCCCAGGACGGCGAGTTCGTGAATGGTGAGCTGCACGGCCCCCGGACCTGGTACGCGACGGACTCCGTCACCACGGAGCGGATGCACGAGAACGGCGTCTCCGAGAAGGTCCGCAAGACGGTCATGGTCTATGACCATGGGCGCGTGGTGGGCGTGAAGCACTACGACGCGAAGGGCCAGCGGCTGGTCCCGTCCACGGGCGAGCCGTATCCGGAGCGCCCTACGAGCGTGCCCGAGCAGGCGGAGCTGCGCGAGGACCTGGGGCAGTGGTCGCTCGTCCAGTTGAACAAGGACGGCGAGCGGCACGGCGTTGCGCGGTTCTGGACGCAGGAGGGCGAGCTGCTGTGGGAGGGCGAGTTCGTCGAGGGCTCGCGCAAGGGCTTCTACCGCTCGCTGGCGAGGGACGAGTACCAGGACCCGCGCGTCGTCTACGACGAGGGCGAGTACGACGGTGACCTGGCCTGTGGCGCGTGGAAGCTGCTCGACGCGGACCGGAAGGTCGTGTTGACGCGCGACCTGGGCGTGGCGCAGGACGAGGAGACGATGACGGCCTCGGGCGTCTTCTCGAACCGTCCCCTGGCGGAGGAGGCGTGGCGGGAGCTGGCCGAGCGGTGCCTCGCGGAGCGCAACCACATGGTGGCGGTGCTCGCGACGGCGCGCGCGGTGGCTCAGGACGCGGACGTGACGCCCTTGAAGGAGCTCCTGGCGCGGCTGACGCTGCCGCGCACCCCGGAGAACGCCCAGGGCACGGCGGGGGATGTGCTGGAGAACGCGGGACAGTACTGGGCCCCCATGGCGGAGACGATACTCCGGGGTGGTGACGCGGCGATGCTGCTGCGGGGCTACGCGGTGCTGATGGACCAGCACGACCGTCCCCGCGCGGCGTTGGACTTCATCCACGCGGCGATGCTGCTGGCCCCCGAGCGCACGGCGTACCTGTTCACGCGCGGCCTCATCCTGCTCAACATGGGGCTGGACGAGCACGCGCTGGTGGACGCGGACGGCCTGGCGAAGGCGGAGCCCGACACGGCCGACTTCCTGCGCACGTACACGCGCAGCCTGTTCCCGCGCTTCGACTTCTGGCCGGCGAAGGTGACGCCGCACTCGACTTACGACGGCCTGCCGGAGAAGCCCGCGCAGTCGCTCGAGGCCATCCAGCGCGTGGTCCGGAAGTACGCGACGCGGCTCCAGTCGGTGCGCACGGAGCTCCAGCGGCGCTTCAAGCCGGGCGCGAACATCCCCTGGATGCCGCCGGACCTGTCGGCCCTGCTCCCGGAGGGACCGGAGGACCTCGTCGAGGACGAGGTGGAGCTCGGCGACGAGACCATCGGCTACGACGAGACGCTGTCCCCCAGGCGCCTGGGGCTGCCCGACCTCGCGAGGACCGCGCGCGCGGACTGGGCCGCGCTGACGTGGCTGCTGTGGGCGGTGGGGGAGACGAAGGTCGCGATGCCGAAGAAGCTCGCGCCGCCGTCGAACTTCGGCCATGCGGCGGGCATGTCCAGCCAGCGCCTGTGGCGGGCGAGGGACCGCCGCGTGATGAACGGACGGGGCGCGAAGGCCTCCGGCGCGGCGGGCTTCGAGTTCGAGGGCGTGGACATCGACGCGCTCTCTCCGAACCTGGTGGGCATCGTCGAGCAGCAATATGCCGAGATGCAGGCGATGTTCTATTGGCTCGTGGACACCGACAACGTGTCGCCGTGGCAGAGCAACCTGAGGGGGAGCTGA